The following is a genomic window from Malus sylvestris chromosome 7, drMalSylv7.2, whole genome shotgun sequence.
ctctccggatcccttctaCCAAATACACCAAGTCCACTCATTCgagcccttgaaatttgatccaataacTAAAAACATGAgcccctttaaaagttataataactttagcccttgaatcaaatttcaagggtctgGATTAgtgaatttggtggaagggatccagagaggatccctttcctccatattgttttatataaataattattaGTTATTAGATCCCACCGATTTCTCCATAATGTTTTATGTAAATAATTAATAGTTATTAATTGCCTGTTATATGTTGTACAAAGTCAACTATCTGAGTGAATATATTTTGTATCAGAACAAATCATCGAATATTTTGCCATAACAGAGACTCTTATTTCTATGCTCTATTTCCTTTCTGCCACTTTCTAATTCTCTATATTTTCGACTTCGTAAAACAAGAAATGGAGAAGTTACATTCATAGTATGTTGTAGGGTCTGTTTATTTTGCATTCGTTATTCACAGTTTAattgttgaatcaaatttatCATGTAAGCTCACTGGGCGTATATCGCAGCCCAAGTAACAAACAGATATATAATTTTTAGTTTTCTGAGGaacgaaagaaagaaaaagcaattcaaaggggagagagagaaggggagtTGTGCTATGTATCGTGGGTTTTTGTACTCCAACAGGGCTCTGCTCCCACGATATAGTCCCATTCGCTCCCTCAATTATGAATCATGAGCAAATTCACTTTTTTGCACAATTAAAATCGATGTACTAGCTGTGAAGGTTGAAGATACCAATGCCTCTCCAAGAACTCCAATGTCATTAGAGTCATCATCATCCAGTACCGTTGTGGTGACCTCTTGTATTTCTCCATGTCTTCTTCCTACTATGAACATATCATATTCACCCTCCATGGATTGTATTAGCAAGAGAATTTGTTCCCAACTCCTCACCCAATTCTCTACAAATTTTATGGAGGCATCATTCATTGACCTCAACCTAAACTCATCCAAATACAAGTCATCCATCTTTTTTTCCTCTCCAGTACTTTTCATTGCCTCAAGAGTAAGATCGTCATCATCCTCGTCGTCGTCATCATCAGTATACTCATCACTGTCGTCATCATCGATGCATGTTTTTTCGGCCTCTTTGCTCATGATGTTAAACGTTGTAACTGTTAGGGTAACCCTTGGATGTCCAGCCATCCTCCCCGCATACGCTAATGCCTCACGGTCATctacccctccaaagaagagcATGGTAAAGTGGCGGCGGCAGTCGAAGTAGTTGGATGCACCGAGGCCCCGATCTACAAGAACACCCACGGAACACCGCGCATTTGCCATCAAGTTGTTGTTGATGTTCTTTAAATGCGAGCTGTCTTCATCTTGTGCCCCTCCTCCTCCGTCCAATATTGTAGCTTTCTTATGGTACGGGATAATTATTATGGAGACTCGATTGTCCTCCGCCAGGTTACATATGTCCTCGTGCATCGTCGAGTAAGGAGACACCGCCGTGAGTGATTTCACCGTGACGCTTTCCCTTTGTTTGGCATATATCTCAATGGCATTTGACGGAGATGACGATTTATCAACAAAGTTTACATCTTTGGTCTTGCAAGCATCGTGCACTACCAACATCGCCGAAGCGTGTCCAGTTAGTTCCACAAGGTGGACAGCAAGAACATGAAGAGGGGATTGTTGAGTTGGATTAGACGCCTCAAGGAGGTTGATAATGCCTGGCACATTGCGTGAGGTGTGAGCGCATGCAAGGACTCGAAGCTCGTTCTTAGGTCCTACGCTTGCTACGCTCCTCTGTTTGTATTGCACGAAAGTCTTGACACTGGACTTGTAAAAGAAGGCTATAAACGGGCCAACCGCAAATGTCATTACCCAAATCACCACCATCAATACCCCGAACGTTTGTTTGTTCAATGCCTAAACATGTACATGTATACCACTTACAAATTGTCATTCGTTCATAAATTATTCAAAACATTACTTATAAACCATGCGTGTTATACTACAAAACAATCTCACCCACCACTAAAGCATTAACAACAATAAACGTGAATCAGTAAATTACCTTTATGTCCCGGCCAGTGTTGAGTATAATAAGTGTCAATAAGCCTTTGGTGTTCATAAGTACTCCAAGAGCCAGACTATCCCGGGGTGACATTTTGTTGATTATGCCGGCAACGAAAGTGCTCACAGTTTTAGTTGCGAAAGCTATGATGGTAACCCACACTACACGACCGAGGGTAGTCCCACTTTTTCGCTCCATTGGATTCTTTTGGTCACCGAGAATATCCTCATAGTTGACTCTTCCTCCATTGATACAGAAGTATAGAGGCATGAGAATCGCAGGCACGAAATTTCCCACCTTCTCTTTAAGCATGTCTGTAAACTCTCCCTTAGGCATAATGGCTCCTAACACAAAAGGCCCTACAATGGAATGGGATCCACAGGCATCGGTAATGATCCCAGAGAGCAACACTCCAGCTAAAACAAAGCATATAAGCTGACTCTTGTTCCTATCCTCTTGTTCTCTTTCGCATACTCGGTGAACAATCCATGACAGAGCTGGACGTACTGCAAAAACGCAGAGTCCTATAAAAGCCAAGGTCAAGGCCACTGCATACATCTGGAGGCTGTTGATTATGGCCATTACGAGCAAAAGAAGAATCCAGGAGCACAAGTCGGTGATAACAGAGGCGGATAATGCAAGTCCTCCGACATCAGAGTAGAGAAGTTTGAGGTCCGCGAGGATTCGGGCAAGGTCCGGGAAATTGGTGGTGGCGAGAGCGACGCCCCAGAACAGTGGGCCGTTTATAGTGGGACGTTCCTGATCTCCGTCATGTGTTTGTGCGACAAAATCCTGGAGGAGTAAATATCGACACAAGACCCAACCAACAAggacagaaaagaaaaagccaGTGAGTGCAATGCTGAGAGCCTTCTTCCCAGCACGCACTACTGGTTTAAAATCAAGCTCTAACCCCACCAGAAACATATAGTAGACGAGGGCCAAGTTTCCCATGGTCTCGGTAACCTTCAAGGTACTAAAAGGGAATATAGGTTTCGTGAATCTACCCAAAGCCCTCGTACTCGTTGTCATTCCAGCCTGAAAAATAATTTTAGTTATGCATCTATTAATATAACAAATAACAAAATCAAATATAGATGAAAATTACCAAGTAACTGGCAAAAAAGACCATAGGTTGGATaggttttttttgtaaaaactaATGTGAGTTTTTTGTGTTCACCACTTATGTCTGATTATcgatatgtatatataaaaagCGAGCAAGATTTCGTGAATGCATGATTCATAATACTAAAAAATGCATCTTCCTAATTAGGATTTCCAATTAAAATAGAACAATATTTAATTCATAGGGGTAAAATTATGAAtaacattattttatttcataGGGGTAAAATTCTTTACTTTATTCACCTCGTAAtgggctttttttttgttttgtttatttctttaattttaaaataaaaacatattttaaacaaaaataaaaaatgcaaaaGAGCAAAAGAGCAAATTGTCACACTTAGTCATATTGCAAAAGACTATTATAAACATGATCAACCATTCAATACTAGTTTCAAGTTGATGAATTTGTGTAACTATCATCTTTTGTACACTGGAATCATCGACCAAATACTGTATATTGGTATgccataaataataataataataataataacaaaaaaaattgtagtaACTCACAATAATCTGAGCAACAATGCTTGGTTGGTGCAAGGGTTTGAAGGCGAATTTAAGAATATGAGTGTTGAAGACAGCGATGCTCAGTTTTATAATAAGAACGCCAAGAGGTGAGACGAAGGATTCGCTGGGTAGCGCTCGCCACCCAATACCTGGGTTTATCGTTCTATTATAGCACACCATTATTCTATCTTTTGtgtcaaaatataaatcaaactgTTCCCCACcactaattaaatttttttgcgCCATTATGTGTGtagatatatgtatatgtgtatatatacactCTTCGcagaccaaagaaaaaaaaatgtatatgtACTTTTCTACTCCTTGCGATCTTTTCCCAAATTAGGCTGGCGTTCAATCTCCTctacctcttcctcttcctcttcctctccctcCCCCTCTTCCTCTTTTTTCCGAGAAATTTGCAACCCGCATCCGTAACCCTTATTGAAAGAGACTAAGAAACTAGCAAATTAATGTCTCCAAGGAGAAACTAAAGCCCCAATCTCAGAGAGAGACAGTAAGACTTGATCCTATACaatgtgtctatatatatatatatataacagtgGTCTACAAAACTAGGAACGGAGGGAAGGGAAGGTtccaaaggaaaaacaaaatctTGATAACGTGGCTTTGTTGTAATGTACGTATGGCCTAGATTTTGTTCGGCTGTTTTACATTGTAATTTCATTTAGTACGTGTTGGGTTATTATTAGTAGGCCAGAAAGAATGACCTTTTTACACTAATGAGCcattagggtttgtttggaGTGCCATTTCCTTGGTTTTTCTTGTCTTGGTATCATCCTTGCTCCTCTCTTCGATACAGTTTTTCATTTAGTTGTATGAATAATATATGAGGTGTTCGTTTAATTTCGTTTGTATTATTCAGTACGTACAACGGCTTTATATAACCAACTAATTGAATAACgataaacagtttttttttcttatcaaaCCATGAAAAGTTTTCGTTTTTATTTCCCATCAGAGAGAGAAAACAGGTAATAAATAAACCGATTTaataattgattgattttgcATTGAGTTTTTCTATTTTGCTCTTGAGGTGGGTTTGAGAGATGTACGTTGTCCTTGAAATGATGCGAAAGAGGGTTGATCACGACACAGGACGATTGTTAATGGGGAGGGTCGTGTTCTTGTGGCTGATGAACAAACCGAAAGAAAGATGAGCGAACAAACTAATGAACAAACCGAAAGAAAGATTGTCACGAGGACTACAAAGTAAAGAACTACATTGTCACTAACTTGTTCTAACAGAATTACAAAATACCCTATTTATAAAGAcaaaaacctaagaaaccctaatatgTAAAATAACAAATTACCTAAATGATAAAGTAaatctaaaatattaaaattttccaacaaCCCCGTCAAGCTAAACGGACAGGCGGACTCTGCTAGGCGAACAGGCAAGCAGGCTTCAACAACCAGACAGGTAGCAAATAGATAGACAGGCTCCAGATGGCTGTGATGTGTTAGAACAACTGGATATTGATGGTTGTTTTTAAGTATTGCAGATAAAGTTAGGGTTGTAACCAGaataaatgaatgaatgaagagaGCAGCTAGCAACAACGTTTTGCTACTGCATTGCAATcctatgtatttttcttttgttttttctttttgttttgttttgttttgttttgttttgtttgttttttttttttttttcatatcctCTCTAATCAAATGCAAAATTCATCTAATCAAACATTAACAGATTAGCAACCATGGAAAttcatcccttctaatcctatGAATTTAATGAGTATTGAAACGAATATGTTTTCTTCATGAGTAATCTCATCTTCTATCTTTTAGGTGGTCGTAATTTTATAATCTTCCCTTTAACAACCTTTAATTTAGTAAGATATCAATTCTAATCCAATCCAATACCAAACAAGTCATTGATTTTATGAAATGTTGTGTCAATGATTGTAAACTAACGACATCAAAATTCTGAAATAGATCTCTAGCAAATCCTAGTCGCTTagagaaaaacaaacaaattattaATCATCAACGGGCCAGCGACTATTTTTCTACTCTTCCTTCTGTTTCATTTCCTATTTTTCTTGTGGCGGTAGTTCTCTGGCTTTGTCGATGGAGTGTTTACGGTTGTAGTTGCCCTCTTCTTCAGGACGAGGATAGACTGAATAAGGATTGGGATGATTTGATGGAGGTCTACGTAGTCAAAGATTGGGCCATGAagtccttttgttttttctttttttttttttttgtcttgtcGAAACCTTGGAGTCCTTGGAAATTGATCAAGAcacccaaaacaaaacaaaaaattgttttcCTGTCACGCTTTTAGGCAGCAGCAacagtttgatttttttttttttttaaacaatattatctactcTAACAGGATGGGACAGTGGGTTAAGCCTCAttatgggctagcaataatgtgattcaaattcgccaaatcaaacctaagacctcttatttacaaacgaagaggaataccactagactgtagtattaagtgacaacaatttaaaattaaaatgaaacgtGTTGAAAGTACAACACCATCCCATAACTTAAAGCCCAGCCCATTATCAAGTCTTGATGTTCTAGATGAATTATACATGGGATTTTGCTAGAAAGCTCTAGCAAGCATGTCGGTGGGAAGTTGTAGAAATGACTAGAAGTATAATTATTAAAGCCCAAGTCGGTTGGGCACATAGGAAAGTCGGTTGATCacacctataaatatgggtgtggtGCTATGTAATCAAGAACAAGTAggcaaccaagtgagagtgagaagtaaGAGTTGTCTTGTGAGCAGTGTAAGTGATCTAAAGTTTGTCTCTTGAAAGTGAGTGAGTGTCATTGCTTCTAAACAGTGTCTTTGAGAGTTtgtgtgttgtaatattttgtgagtgtaatacaagtaatttgtttacttgttttgtctctccaacacttgtgttagagttgtgtactctaagtTTTTCCCAACACAAGGTTGCTGTAAAACATACTTTAATTTTCATGTACAAATCTTTTCATTTGCATAATGAGAGAAGCCCACAAAGCTTCTCAAGATCCAAGAATCCAGTGCTAGATGGTTAGTTTATAGATAGTTGTATCCTAAGAGGTAGACATCCATTGAACTTCTCAAGCAATGAGAAGAGGCAAAATTCTATCTTTATGACATTTCGGCTACGCAAGACACTATCTAAGAATCAAGTCACTTTATTTCGattcattttactttttgttcCAAGCGATGTCATTGTTATAACATATTTATAGTTGATTATCTGTTGTTTTAACTCCTAAAATTTGTTATCGTAATATCAATACTGTTATATCACTTTCGATTTACTGATTTCAGTTTATTGCATATTGAATTTCCTTCATGGTGGCTTTGCAGTAGTTAGAGGGTATTCATagccatcattttttttttcttgtacagTTTAGGCCTTATGATGCCACCATCATCTTGTTCCAAAGTTGTGGGCAAAGTCCAACGACTTCACTAAGATTGACAATGTTTGTTCCGTAAAACACGGAAACATAACCTAGTAAGGGATTAGGTTTCCTATATTCTTGGAATACTTACAATCTAGGAATTGGCGTTCGCAGCAAATAATCCAACTCCTCAGACAATGCAATATCTACTTTGAAATATCCTCTAGAATTTTCCCAGTTTAATACAGATTTCATATCCTAAAAGGATTCTATTTCAACTGGTGTTAACACACCCTTCTAGGGTTTACCTCTGGCATTGCAATTATCGTACACTTATTCTCTTACCTACTGCTTGAGTCTCATATAtttgcttactaacttgaccgTCAAAGAGCCTTTGGCCGGTGCCCCTTTCCCCTAGTCTTTCGTTGCTTACAgttgtttattattttataggTAAATGAGTTTGTGCATCTTTACCTTTCACGGCGTGtgcaaatttggttccaacatcattgatttgattaattaaataagggtaaattttttataaaatcagTAAAATGTTATGATATTGGCAATATATGAATCGtctattataattataaataGGTCTATTAGACTTTAAGGTACACTACACCACctcaattaaataaaatttactAATTCATGCTACTACAGCTACCAATGTGCaaattcttttatttcaaaTCAAGTCAATCACACACCTCCTACGCTTCACATCTCGCGCGACTTCTATTTTGTACATTTTGATTCAAATGTTGCATTAGAGTCTGAAAGGAATCGTGTCAACCATGTAcgtgtgaaatcccgttcttAGATTTCACTATTATCACCtacatatttgtattattgagattttatattatttttggagaatttattttaaattgtttgaatttagattttttttaattaaattagttacgaagtttgaagtttaggaattaattagttaaaatccatgaacctttcgaggtcacaatttatatttttgaatagatTTCGAGatcacgaacgcataggcgaaagccgtttgcgagttcgaattataacagtatagttacggatgtttgaagttgtgaactaTAAATTGTGGGAATTAATTAATTCTCACATGTGAGTTAAAGGTTAAATTGGTTAAGTTAAAGGGGGACCAATTAGATTTTGGAGAGGTTAGGCAGCAGCCAAtccagaaaagaagaaagaaagaaaagaaaaaaaaaaaggggatttTTCCCTTCCATTTCCATCCACCCGTGCACCACCAACCCGGTTTCGACCCGGGTGAACGCCGGCCAAATCCACCATTTTTTCAGGTGAGTTTCATCCCTCCTTCACTTGTAACTACTTCCACCACCTTCCATCTACCTTTTATGCCCAAAAATCAAAGGTATTAAGGCCTATTTCGGGTAGAACTCCGCTGGAGACACCAGGGGTTTTCGTCGGTGTTTCGTCACTCCGGCGAGtttcaccacccaccaccacccttaatcaactccccCTGGACCTAGGAACAAGACCCAATCAGTTGTAGGGGTGTTGGAACATTGAGGAAGTCAAATCGAAGAAGACCCATCTTAGGGTTTCCGGCGGGTTTGAGTGAAGTTGGGgctttttccggccaaattaGAGCTGGCCACATGTATAAAACTTTGCTCTAATCATTGAGATCttcttttttgtaatttttggtaatttttaaaaatagttgaatttttcaggcaagtcggggcggccgaccgccacccgcagCGGCCTGGCCAGTGAGCCGACTATGTCCTTTTAAGTTCAAATAGATGCCTTgatttcataattgatatccgtatgacgtaatttgattgtttggacTTCGTTTCATTATGATATCTTACTTGGTCAAAATTTGAATCGacgattcgaccgttggatcgccACAAAACTTTAATGCGTTAcagaacataatatttgaggatagttGGAACTGATGGATCGGGAATCTgatatacggatcttcccgaattggatttctaagttagTAAAATTAATTGTTGATTGCCTCTTGATTTGGCAATTGGTGGAGATATGTCTGTTGGATCAtattgaaattttagtatgtggtTCTAGAAGTGTAATGTGTATTTTGGGATGTTACAGATCAGAAATATGATAGGTGGATCTTCCAATTTAGATTTCTAGGTTTGTGGACCCTACTATCGACCTTGATCGACGATTGGCTCTTTAGTCAACTAGTTCGAGTTCTTCTAGTGTGTCAGCTATCATAGAGTGTGGTTGAGATTTCATGGAACTTGATGGGCTCATTGTGGTGACGTGTCCTTCTCGTTTGACGCGTGTCTCGAATCGTGTATAAAGTTAAAATTAGTATTAATAAAGGCTCAGTGAGGCGTTGCGGCTTATCTCGGTGagtgattttaatttttgtgataTTGATGATTACCCTGTTTTCGTAATTGTTATCCTGTGTGGATATGgcttggttttataaatatgttttctattgaattgttatttttaatgcTTAGCCATTGATTTAAGTTTATGAAATGAGATTCGACGTGTATATATTGAAATATGGTTTGACTTGTTTGATTGGCAtgttgtgatgaaatgtgagggctagtgGTGGTTAAACCATTGGGATGGGGATTTATTGCTTCAATATTATTTCATTTCCCGCTTCGTTGATTCgttctaaatttagtatttgTGCCTTATTTCCTTTGGTTGAGCTTTGCTAAATTAAGTAACTTGTGCTTGTCTCATTTCCTTGAGCGGTTGTACATATGGTTGTTGACCTTCCgcaattccgttgagtgatggtctgaaatcgtatccactcggattccattgagagatggtccggaatccttcATATTCcgcgattctgttgagtgatggtccgggaTCGTATCCACCTTGGGTTTCATTGAATTTGGATTGAGATAGCTTCAAAGATGTAGGCTTTAATcgaactgtgtcgctctagcccTACTTTTCATtatgttgtatgagattatgGTTGTGAGCAAAtggttggatgtctgggtgacttTTTCAGAGTTTTCAAAGGTTTGGTATTGATTCCTTACGAATGATTTATATTCGAGGTTTATAAACTATGATTGATGGctgattttattattattatcacatactttgtattattgtcactcactcAAGCTTCGCAGCCTATTCGAGTTCTTGAAGCCGATGCACCATTCCCATGGTGTAGGCACTAAGTGTACAGAAGTCATGTCTGAAGAGAGTACAAGAGGTCGCTTGGTATTTTGgttggattctgttgagtggtctggaatccctaCTCTTGCTCATTCTCCATAAAGGTAGTCTGACCTTAGAATCGAGTGAATATGAATTGTTCATAGTAGACATTGTGTATAAATTAGACTTATCATGTTAGTAATTGAAATCCAGGTGGGGAATTATGTAGGGatcctttattaaaatttgTGAATTGATATGGGACCTTATTGATTGAATAACATAGTAAATGTTGATATCATGCTTCTTTGATTTTTAGGATTGATTAATTAGAATGATTGCAGAATGATGTGGgatatgattattattattattattattattattattattagtctCGTTCCTCAATGTGgcttgagaataatattgtgctttGTTGGTTCTTGGATATGTTACATGTTGTGGATTAATGTTTCATGTTgaaaacatagtgatttatatgatggatgaagtggaaatgTTGATTGTCGTATTGGATTGTTATGTAGCCCTGAATCTAGTACTTCCATACTTGTCAAGTTCTAATGATTTATTGAGGAGTGTTATATCTTTCAGCTTGAACGTACTGTGGTAAATGTAGATGGGTAGTGAatgatgaactacgaatgacttgatccttgtgtagggtatgtaggcagtctaatgaggaggttagatgcaaccataaagtGTACAAAAAAATTACTACGTAGTTGGATCATGAATTGTGTTTGTGCATATCTcggaggcggggtatgttagagATACGAATacttggtgacgtcacgtgtcgatcctgaaGGTATGTTGGGATCGGGACGTGATAGTACGACTATTCCCTTATGAACTCACTGTCATCATCTGCTTCATGATCTCATGGAGGTCGTTGATGGTTCTGGAAGGAATCGTGTCAACCATGATGACATAGTCCTGATAACCTAAGCCATTAGGATCCGATGCTTCTCGCCGTAGCCAATGACCTTTTCTTCATTAGAGAGAAAGGCGGAGATAAAGGAGGAGAGAATGATGAAAGAgagtgaagagagagaatgaagagaaaccctagagagaaaagagttgATAAGGACCAGAGGGGgtaaagagaaggaaaagaatAAGTGAAGAGAGAATGGTATAATAATCATCTTCTAATTAACCTAAATTAATATGACATGCTTCATTGAACTAAAAATAATTactataaatattttttagtaATATCCAAAAGAAATGGACCACTGATATATGGCTAATTTGTACCTTTGGCTAAATAATCTTTAAATAAAAACGATTAATTAATACGAGGTAGCGGGTGCAATGTACACAACATAAAAAAGTAATTTATTGACTAATACTTGATTAAATAAGGTTCCCACTCTCAATCAGAATTGTcttttggttcttttctttttctttttattgggTTCCACGCAAACGACTCGAACTAGCACTTGAACCTCCCGCAACAACCACAACCGCACTCGTCGTCGTCTGTTCTTGCGGAGGAGACTCGCTGAAATGGAAGCTTCCGTTGCTGCACGATCGCTCATAAGAGTTGCTGCCATTTCTGGGTCTCTTCGTAAAGCTTCCTACAACCGCGGTCTCATTCGTTCTGGTcagtttctctttctctctctgtgaATTTGCTAGCTTGGAGttggattaattacaaaaaATTGACACAGTTTTGGTTTTGTAGCGATCGAGATAAGTAAGGCGACGGTGGAGGGCGTGCAAATAGAGTACGTAGACATCTCGC
Proteins encoded in this region:
- the LOC126629037 gene encoding cation/H(+) antiporter 15-like; amino-acid sequence: MGNLALVYYMFLVGLELDFKPVVRAGKKALSIALTGFFFSVLVGWVLCRYLLLQDFVAQTHDGDQERPTINGPLFWGVALATTNFPDLARILADLKLLYSDVGGLALSASVITDLCSWILLLLVMAIINSLQMYAVALTLAFIGLCVFAVRPALSWIVHRVCEREQEDRNKSQLICFVLAGVLLSGIITDACGSHSIVGPFVLGAIMPKGEFTDMLKEKVGNFVPAILMPLYFCINGGRVNYEDILGDQKNPMERKSGTTLGRVVWVTIIAFATKTVSTFVAGIINKMSPRDSLALGVLMNTKGLLTLIILNTGRDIKALNKQTFGVLMVVIWVMTFAVGPFIAFFYKSSVKTFVQYKQRSVASVGPKNELRVLACAHTSRNVPGIINLLEASNPTQQSPLHVLAVHLVELTGHASAMLVVHDACKTKDVNFVDKSSSPSNAIEIYAKQRESVTVKSLTAVSPYSTMHEDICNLAEDNRVSIIIIPYHKKATILDGGGGAQDEDSSHLKNINNNLMANARCSVGVLVDRGLGASNYFDCRRHFTMLFFGGVDDREALAYAGRMAGHPRVTLTVTTFNIMSKEAEKTCIDDDDSDEYTDDDDDEDDDDLTLEAMKSTGEEKKMDDLYLDEFRLRSMNDASIKFVENWVRSWEQILLLIQSMEGEYDMFIVGRRHGEIQEVTTTVLDDDDSNDIGVLGEALVSSTFTASTSILIVQKSEFAHDS
- the LOC126628197 gene encoding NADPH:quinone oxidoreductase-like, with the translated sequence MEASVAARSLIRVAAISGSLRKASYNRGLIRSAIEISKATVEGVQIEYVDISPLPLLNTDLERDGTFPPAVEAFRQKILEADSILFASPEYNYSIAGI